One Pyrus communis chromosome 13, drPyrComm1.1, whole genome shotgun sequence genomic window carries:
- the LOC137713360 gene encoding auxin-induced protein 15A, with amino-acid sequence MVSFKKLAKKVKVMGGAEREPSYHECLLIRDSEQGGSPSSKTPIGFLALYVGEELQRFVVPTSSLSHPLFKMLLEKAYNEYGFQQRNGLVVPCSVSAFEEVLNAVECSNGKFDFGELVEEFIS; translated from the coding sequence ATGGTGAGTTTCAAAAAGCTAGCAAAGAAAGTGAAGGTTATGGGAGGAGCTGAGAGGGAGCCATCATACCATGAGTGTCTGCTGATCCGAGATTCAGAGCAAGGAGGCTCTCCGTCGTCGAAAACCCCGATCGGGTTTCTGGCCTTGTATGTAGGGGAGGAGCTCCAGAGGTTTGTGGTGCCAACAAGCTCCCTTTCTCATCCACTCTTCAAGATGTTGCTGGAGAAGGCTTACAATGAGTACGGCTTTCAGCAGAGAAATGGCCTTGTGGTGCCCTGCAGCGTCTCAGCGTTTGAAGAGGTTTTAAATGCTGTGGAATGCAGCAATGGCAAGTTTGATTTTGGTGAACTTGTTGAGGAGTTTATTTCCTGA